AGTAGGCTGCATAATAAAAACTCTTCGCTAAAGCGAGAAATGTTTGCTTGATATCAGAATCAATATCATCCGCTGAGTTCTGCAGCACCAATTGCACGAGTTCTTGCATGTCAGATTCTATTTCGGGGGTTGTGATCATGCTCATGTTAGCATATAATGAAGTACTGTGGCTGCCATTAATTTCTTGTACCTGAAAAGATccacacatattatatatatataagttaatttatatataaaataatggaaATGAATTAATGTTGCATATGCATTTGGGCGACCTGcttgttaaaatattagttgAGTAGCCTTTACCCCTAGTGCAGGGCGCCACCAAATTGAAAGATCCAGTAATCTCTTTCATAAAAATTCCTTTTCATCACTCATGCATATATCAATTAAAcatgtaatatattttatgagtaGTACTTGTACCTTTGACACATTTATTCAAGTGGTCGGAAATATGGAAACCATgcatgtaatatataatattatatgataaatgttTTGGTTAGTAATTAATCAAAGAAGATAAATATTATGCCTCGCTGAATTAATTAGAAACATGCAACTCGATCCCTCTTTAATTATCGTACGTGGTTCTTGGCATAGCagaagaatttatatatatatatatatatataaattaacagCATCCAATTTGACAGTTTTACACTAAGAAAGAGCTTGCATACATGCATCCAAAATAATGACATATTCCAAAGAGGCATTTATAGGAAGGACATGACGATGTTCGTACGACGTAGGTGtttaattcaatatatatatagttgtctGTGTCACCAACCTTGTGTTTTTGGTAGGAACAAAGTTTGCAGTATACTCTGTTAATGAGGCTGGACAGTCTCTTGTACTGAGGATGGGACAAAATCTCCTCCCAAACCGAGCGGCCAGAGGTGAGATTTATCGTATGCGCAAGCAACTCCGCCTCTCCTTCGTGCCTATCGCCTTCTCTATGCCACTCCAGCAGCCACTTTTCCCACtataaacatgtatatatatgtttaatagcacatttaaataaaataaatatatatttctagaaGATTATCCATTCCCTTTTTAAGTGATATTGGGGAATACTTTAATTAATCAATCGGAGAATTTTGGAATTATATACTATGcaggtatataatatatagatgcaACATGCATggaatactaaattaatatttggtaaatgaaaaaatttgctGATGTATGGTAATTGTCGTTGATGAGTCATGCATGGCCACCGtggcataattttatatatatgtatatgatgaCATGCAACATGTAAAGCCCAAAACAATATACGTACATCGATGAAAAGctcatatgtaaatattttataagatcaGGATCAGGTGGAGATTATTGCTGGATCGTGCCTTTTTAAGTAATGGAGCATTTGCTTATGTTAATTTGTAAGCGAGTGCATGAGATTATTAAATATCAGACTTTTGGAATTACTTTGCAGGTAGATCGATCGATGCAGTAGTACTACTATATAAAATGTTTGGTAATTGACAAAACTTGCTGACGTGTGGTAGTGGTTGATGATATAAagcctaaatatatataatattatatcgaTGAAATTTAAGTCACTACTAATTCctgtaattaattataagtaaCTCACCGCTTGTCGTAAATGGTGGCTAATATCTTGTCCGTGCGCAACTACTGCCTCCAACGAGAGATGCCTTAGGGTTTCAAGCAATATCCCGACGAGTGCCTGCCCTGCAGTGATCTTCTTTGTAATAATATTGGACCTTGATCTGCAACATATAAAGGCACAGCTGGCcacaattaatattatatatatatatatatatatgaagtataatatatatttttaccttaattaattaatttatcggTTAATGGCAGCAGCTTGCCGGCCAGCTATATATCATTAATGCCAATAATAATTTTGAGGCTTTGACCTTGTAGAATAATTTTCCGTGAATGATACCATATATACGACTTTGATCATGAAATGACTTTAAGATAAGAGTACTATATAAACATGGCAGACACATGCATATacaattaaaagcattttggACCAGTTTGATCTAATTTTCCTATGCATGGTTGGTGCTTTTTCCTTGACATAAACATTACAGTCGCACGCACACTCGATCGATCATCCTTTTGTTcaagtactactactactactctCATTGTTTGATGCACTATcatcatgtgtgtgtgtgtgtgtacatacacatatatagcAAAACAGCATGCTGCATGATCACCATGTGGCTGGTGCATGGGATTGTTCTTGCAATTGCCATTAGTGGATTTGTAGAACTACGCCCCGTATTGGAAGGGGTCGCCCACAATGACCCCACTACTACTACTTGATCAGGATATTGATAAATTAGGCAATGATGTACTTAAAGAAAATCTACCTATCATAAGTGCACAGAGGATTGGAAAATCCAGACacgttatattaatatttaataatatctaTCTATTCCATTCTCCCCAACTTTAACTGATCATGTGTTACCTTTCAAATAAGACATGAATGCTAATTTTTGAATGCATAATTTTGTCAAATGGGCACTTAATTAATTAGTcagaattataatattataatattgacCTTCATGTGCCCATTTTTACAATTCCTGCAATTCGTTTGGTGTCATGAATACCAATTGGACTAGTCCTATTTTCTGGATGTAATAGACTTGACATATATTCCAGAGGGCTGGCATTAAAATTTAAGTAGTTTACCTGGTcgaaaactattattttagaagattAAGTAATTATACCTAATTCCCATTATCATGTAGTCTCGAGGATGAGAGTGGTTTCTGAATTCATGCAGGAAGGCTGTCCGCATTTCTTTCTCACGAAAATGACATGCGATTGCCTCCACCAAGGCTGTGGTTTTAGCCCATGCAAGCCGTTCTTTCGACCTTTCCGGTTCGAAAATACTGGCTGCTGccagaaaataaacaaagagagttGTTCTTCTGCTTACTCCAAAGTCTCCAAGATTACATTCTGAGTACCACCTACGTACGTACGAATTAATTAATACATGGaaattaattaatcaattaaGGACCAATAttcaatttataattaattaaatatcttataataACGATATATGGGACATGATCAGTTCTTGCTAATTAATAGTACTTACTTCTGAATAATATCCCATTCCAGTCGATGCAAGGCTTGGCAATCGTTGTAGTCTAGTTTTGCGAGCTCCACATAGGTTTTATTGTTCACATACGGCATCCTGCGTTTATAATTATCAATTAATAATTAACATTAATTATTAGGATTCAGATTTAAATTAATTCCTAATTACTTTTGTAGTTGAAATGTTAGTGtataattaactatatatatatataggaaaattctttttatcatcttcacacttcacacaccacacttattttaatttttttattattttttctataataaatatgtagtgtgtagatgataaatataataatttaattagtttaataagaataaaatgaaataaaaaataaaaaaaataaaaaatattattttaatatataaagtgtgtggtgtgggatgatgtatAGTATTTCCCATATATATAAGACGTGAGCATGAAGACATAAGTACTAAAAGACAGTTGGAACTACAGTTTGGCCAACTAACTAGGTAGCCGTACATGTGGCTAGCTAGCTGgctttatatataattcattaagAAAACTCTAAGATAATTTGTGCTAAAGCAAGTCGTGGatgcatatattaattaaaaaggagaTCATGAGGTTATAATGCACATCCCATTTTGTCATTATATATGCCATTAAGAAAAGTTGTAGCACTGTAAGATTGATTAATTCATGTCATTTAGTGATTAATGGAGGCCCAGTACTCTCTCTTAATTCGTTACGGCCACTCAAAGCAGAAAAGACGAAAACATCTATGTGAAAAAACATGAGGACGATCcgaattataataaaaaagatatatatatatatatacctgtaAAGGGTCTTGCCGATCCAAACATCATCTTCGCCACCATACTGTTCAATGTAAAATCTGGTCTCCACGCGAGGTAAGCTTGCATACCAAGGGATTTGCAGTGCGTACCCTACCTGTTAATTAATGGCGATTATATattgattagagtcatctcatgctaatatatattaatgggtTTTGGCTTCTTGTTTTAGTGGTTAATTTGCAATGAAAATGACTTGTTTTGGGAGGAAAAAGTTTTGTAGTTCAGATAATCTGCACTTTGTTAATAATTTGAGGTGATAACTGGATCTGTATATAAATCATGACGACTACCTCGCTAGGTAAGTCCTTCATTATGATCCATTTGTCGAAGAGCTCGTTTGCAGCTTGTTTTTCTCGCAAGAAGTTGGATGAGAATTGCTTTGCATTCTCGAGGATCTTCTCTCCCGGAAATAGCACTTGAGAAGCCCTGTACAGGTTAAACATTCCGGTCACGGCCTGTGTAGACTGCCCGGAAAAGCAGAAGAACTCGCCACCTTTCTCAAAATGCTGAAACACATctgtcataaaaatatatatattataatatatattagactatgaaataatatataataataataatattaaaatgtgatatatatatatatatatatatatttagagagagagagagagagaggttgtaCGTGTCTCGCAAAGTACTTACTAGCGGAAACTTGGTGGCCATGCAATCTGAGTAACCTGAATCCCATGGCAGTGTCGTCAATGTCATAAACCTCTGAATTTCTCGCCCAGCAAATGCCTTTGTCGGTCCAATATCTGGAAATAATTAAAACGTATGTACATTATTTAAGAGAATTGTTTTTACCtgactatatgtatatatatagctagtatttatatacatatatttataccTGTAAACATAATTAACACATTCCTTAATCTCTGGCTTAAAATATGACGAAATTCCGAGGCGCTGCAACCGATCCACGGCCCAGATGTGCTCAAACAAGTCCACTGGATACACATTGGGGACTAGATGTATaggaataatatatattagaattaagCTGATTAATGAagcgaatatatatataaatatatatattgtataaaataggAAAGTCGTCAGAAAGCAAGCacatttgaaaaagtgaaaagtAGCATCAATtcaatgtaatatatatagctTGATAATTACCTCCCCCATTAAACCTCTGGACtgctttttttaaatatctcaaacaatttTTGTCCTTGGTCTGCATGAGTGCAAAGGCAGTGGAGGATGGAGAGAACAAGAACGACCCATCTTGGGACTGCAGTTTAAGAAGCTTTTCCCAGTCCAGGCCTGGCATTCCTTCCAAGCTATGGAGTAGAGTTGTGGGCACTTTGTGCATGATTTCCCTTGGTATCCTATCCCACACACACAGACTATAATCATTACCTCCATGTAAAAGATCATAACCAGCAGGCTAGCTAGGGACCTGTGttctttgaaataattttagaagATAAGGAAACTCCCCCAcaaaccaccccccccccccccccccccccctaacaactaattttatatattacttCATGTGGAAAGTAGCAAACATAATCATGGATGGTGTTTGAGCTGATCTGAAACTACCTTGTGAGCTTTATGTTTCTCTTTGCATAGATATCTTGCAAGGCTGGAGAATCAAAAGGTACTTCAATGTCTAAACTTCGAGCAATCTCCAGAAGTGAAGGGAAAGCAACTTCAAATCCAATGGGCATGTGCTCATCATTCTCATATTCAAGcttacatattttttcttttaaaaatgaaattcctATTACAAGGACAAAAACCTGATTATTAGCCAAAATTAAACACAAGATTATTCAATTGACTAAAAAGGGGGAACTGTCATACCTTTCTCGCACTTTTCAGGAAGAATATTCCATGATTTTAAAGCAACAACGCAGGCTAACGTGTTGATTATCCGATCATAAGCAAAGAAAATCTCACTATCTCCCCATGACCCATCTGGAAGCTGATTGTTGGCAATCCACTGAAGGCTAGATGGGAACTGAGGAAGACCACTTCCATTAACATCTTGTACTAGAGCAACCCAGGCTGTGTCATAAGCCGAAATGCTGATTTCTCCATCTTCCATGGAGCCCAACATCGACTTGATGGAATCCACACGTTTCTGTATATGATTTGATGTAGAAACCTTTAACTGGATATAGcaaaaacacattaaaattacCAGAACTTCGAATACCCATTTGAAACATATATGTAATTATCTGTGTAAAAAAAGGGTATGAAAAAAGTAAAGTTTTTTACAATCGTTGAAAGCACCTCAAGATCAGTTTCCCTCTCTATGTCATCCTCCACAATCTCTGGCCACTTTATGACTGGCAGACCATTTCGAAACACGTCTGTGTATAGCACAGTACATGATATATACCAATTgatcattaatttttatatgaatacATACATGATGATGATCTCGGATACATAGATATAgacatatataactatataaatatataatttaagtaTATTTGTACTTATAATAACAAATTTGTATATACCTTGAATCCGAGGCTTGGATATTGCGCTGCATCTCAAGGGAGAATCAAAGTTAACTCGTTTGTCTTTAGCCCCGAATGACCAGACACCTACAAAACATTATGCGATGCAATCAATCAATGACTTAATTTCCTTATCTGATAATTAGTTAGTGTATCatttaaaaactgaaaattatTTCAAGAAAAGACAACAGAAAGCATACAAATGTAGCCTTGTCCATGGGTGAAATACATGATGATGCCACTAAGATTAACCAGTATGGTATATAGTCTTATGAAAGAGATAGGGAAAACCTCGTCCACAGCattcttgtaaaaaaaattcgaGACCAAAAAGAACGAAGAGAAAATCCAAGGACAAATAGTACTTAATTAATAGTACTCATAATGCGTTTATTTACGAAAGTGAAAAGctgattaagaaattatattgaaCCAGTAGCACTGCAAGAAACTCTTAATTAGTACTGTGTCTCTATGCACTGCTGAATTCCAACTAAAACTTAAGATCGATGCCATCTCGTTTCTAATTTTGACTCTaaattgcatttttcttttataaaaccaGAACCAGAAACGAGAACACTTTTGAGTCTTGACTCTGTTGGGCTGCAAAATACTCGAACAAAATAAAGCTCCCAGGcttttaagatattttcttcCGTCTTTCCTCGGCAGTATATTATTTGTTTGGTCAACCAAGCAATAAAGCTGATCAATAAAGCATATATACCAAGAGAAAGATCTAGTCAGAATCTTAGCAAACCTGAGCTGGGTATTCATCAATTCTTACATGGGTAAAGGAAAACATGTACAAATATAAACTTTAGCAATAATTAAGGTCGCTAGCTTGCTGTGATCTTTAAACACGCGAGCTCTCGGGTGTTAAAATGTCTACATCgaacagagaaaataaaaaataagcagAAAATCCATAGAAGAAAAGTTGAAGAACTTACAGGCCTCGAAGGATAAGGAAGATCTTGGAGGTGGGATGATGCAGCAGGCCGGAATTACTGCCGGAGAGAGGAGGAGATAAAGGTTCGAGTGCGAGGACATGATGCTATATGCTTCTGTTTTGCTGTGGAGAGGAAGGTATCGGAAGTGGATGCATTTAAAAGGAGAGGGAAGCAAGCGGACAGAAGCGAGTTCCCAAGATATTCCCGCTAATGGGTGCATGGAATCATCCAAATCTATTGCATTGAGGGAGAGTCCTGTCCTTTTCCGCTTTCTAACCGTAtaggttcttttttctttttttccttttcagaaaatttaatataattttgattttgtttctgGATTTATTgccttttatataattttcatttattgcgttttagtaattttattaactagtacttaattaatatgattttatactAGATTTGTAATTCCCTCATATATTGGATTTTAGTGTCCTTAATTCCCCCAATCTAGAGATTATATTAACGAAAGAGATGAGAGTTGCATAATTAGTTTGAGTTATTTTACGCTGCATTCCTATACTACACACTTTCTGAgtagaagaattttttttcttagcaaTTGTGTGGTGTAGGACTgctgaataaaaaattttaattactttttattagcatttaattatatgatttgtttttagatttctttccttttatactATCTATTCATTGAATAATGCTATTTTAGAGTGGATTTTCCGGATCTAGACATtaaattgagagagatagccGTGTTTGTTGTGTTTGTTTCCATTACAGGTTAACACCCCTTAGCTTGATCAGCTCGACCTCCCCAAATTAATATCTGGAGATGATCACATGCATGAAGATCAtatggatgcatgcatgcatgcagcttggTACTTCAGATTAATCTTTATCCATTTTTTCAAGTGTACGTAcattttatgaatttgattattattttttatttaattttatatgcattttattagttttcctcttcttttctttagtttatttttatttattttctcgtCATGTGTGCATGGCATGTTactaatttaattcttttgaacaaactatatatatatataataatatttgtagtcatGAAATGTGCAAGCCCTGTgcatttttatagaaaaaataattaaatatgatgaactcatataaaaaaattaattttttaataatagaccccgctttttttaaaaatgtatgtGAAGTGCTTGCACAATCTATAGCtttatctagcattactcttaattgCATGCAGTGGGTGTTGGCTTGGAAAATGAGTGTCATGCCAACGTTTGCCTCACTAGCTAGATCTATTATTTAGTTTTTGCAATTGGCTGGAAGTGATCTATTACAACaataactaattaatatatcaacTCTAAATTGATGCTCCAATGTTAATGAGtattttgaaaagtt
This genomic window from Carya illinoinensis cultivar Pawnee chromosome 7, C.illinoinensisPawnee_v1, whole genome shotgun sequence contains:
- the LOC122315038 gene encoding ent-copalyl diphosphate synthase 1-like isoform X1; translation: MHPLAGISWELASVRLLPSPFKCIHFRYLPLHSKTEAYSIMSSHSNLYLLLSPAVIPACCIIPPPRSSLSFEACVWSFGAKDKRVNFDSPLRCSAISKPRIQDVFRNGLPVIKWPEIVEDDIERETDLEVLSTILKVSTSNHIQKRVDSIKSMLGSMEDGEISISAYDTAWVALVQDVNGSGLPQFPSSLQWIANNQLPDGSWGDSEIFFAYDRIINTLACVVALKSWNILPEKCEKGISFLKEKICKLEYENDEHMPIGFEVAFPSLLEIARSLDIEVPFDSPALQDIYAKRNIKLTRIPREIMHKVPTTLLHSLEGMPGLDWEKLLKLQSQDGSFLFSPSSTAFALMQTKDKNCLRYLKKAVQRFNGGVPNVYPVDLFEHIWAVDRLQRLGISSYFKPEIKECVNYVYRYWTDKGICWARNSEVYDIDDTAMGFRLLRLHGHQVSANVFQHFEKGGEFFCFSGQSTQAVTGMFNLYRASQVLFPGEKILENAKQFSSNFLREKQAANELFDKWIIMKDLPSEVGYALQIPWYASLPRVETRFYIEQYGGEDDVWIGKTLYRMPYVNNKTYVELAKLDYNDCQALHRLEWDIIQKWYSECNLGDFGVSRRTTLFVYFLAAASIFEPERSKERLAWAKTTALVEAIACHFREKEMRTAFLHEFRNHSHPRDYMIMGIRSRSNIITKKITAGQALVGILLETLRHLSLEAVVAHGQDISHHLRQAWEKWLLEWHREGDRHEGEAELLAHTINLTSGRSVWEEILSHPQYKRLSSLINRVYCKLCSYQKHKVQEINGSHSTSLYANMSMITTPEIESDMQELVQLVLQNSADDIDSDIKQTFLALAKSFYYAAYCDHGTINIHIAKVLFERVV
- the LOC122315038 gene encoding ent-copalyl diphosphate synthase 1-like isoform X2, with product MHPLAGISWELASVRLLPSPFKCIHFRYLPLHSKTEAYSIMSSHSNLYLLLSPAVIPACCIIPPPRSSLSFEACVWSFGAKDKRVNFDSPLRCSAISKPRIQDVFRNGLPVIKWPEIVEDDIERETDLELKVSTSNHIQKRVDSIKSMLGSMEDGEISISAYDTAWVALVQDVNGSGLPQFPSSLQWIANNQLPDGSWGDSEIFFAYDRIINTLACVVALKSWNILPEKCEKGISFLKEKICKLEYENDEHMPIGFEVAFPSLLEIARSLDIEVPFDSPALQDIYAKRNIKLTRIPREIMHKVPTTLLHSLEGMPGLDWEKLLKLQSQDGSFLFSPSSTAFALMQTKDKNCLRYLKKAVQRFNGGVPNVYPVDLFEHIWAVDRLQRLGISSYFKPEIKECVNYVYRYWTDKGICWARNSEVYDIDDTAMGFRLLRLHGHQVSANVFQHFEKGGEFFCFSGQSTQAVTGMFNLYRASQVLFPGEKILENAKQFSSNFLREKQAANELFDKWIIMKDLPSEVGYALQIPWYASLPRVETRFYIEQYGGEDDVWIGKTLYRMPYVNNKTYVELAKLDYNDCQALHRLEWDIIQKWYSECNLGDFGVSRRTTLFVYFLAAASIFEPERSKERLAWAKTTALVEAIACHFREKEMRTAFLHEFRNHSHPRDYMIMGIRSRSNIITKKITAGQALVGILLETLRHLSLEAVVAHGQDISHHLRQAWEKWLLEWHREGDRHEGEAELLAHTINLTSGRSVWEEILSHPQYKRLSSLINRVYCKLCSYQKHKVQEINGSHSTSLYANMSMITTPEIESDMQELVQLVLQNSADDIDSDIKQTFLALAKSFYYAAYCDHGTINIHIAKVLFERVV